In Thermococcus thioreducens, a genomic segment contains:
- a CDS encoding TasA family protein encodes MKRAWIVAAGILAALLVLAGPAKSFFTDVALSQNNEISSGKFDIAISRDGSRFYNDLKLFEFSNLKPGDERTLTFYIKNRGDTDVSRLTMVLHVSDLEDGSMSPAEKAVDNTTDVGELSEYLIVKELKVYLGDDSWTVDSVKGKSLRELSGEGIGLSDKPLKEGEVLRISMIMKFSEKAGNACQTDRVVVDMKLSAEQ; translated from the coding sequence ATGAAACGTGCATGGATTGTAGCAGCTGGCATTCTCGCGGCCCTGCTGGTGCTGGCCGGGCCAGCGAAGTCGTTCTTCACAGACGTCGCCCTCTCTCAGAACAACGAGATAAGCTCCGGGAAGTTCGACATAGCCATAAGCAGGGACGGAAGCAGGTTCTACAACGACCTTAAGCTCTTCGAGTTCTCAAATCTCAAACCGGGCGATGAGAGGACACTCACATTCTACATCAAAAACCGCGGCGACACCGATGTTTCCCGGCTGACGATGGTTCTCCACGTCAGCGACCTTGAGGACGGCTCCATGAGCCCAGCGGAAAAGGCCGTTGACAACACGACCGATGTGGGCGAGCTCAGCGAATACCTCATTGTGAAGGAGCTGAAGGTTTACCTCGGGGACGATTCGTGGACTGTTGACTCGGTAAAAGGCAAGAGCCTGAGGGAGCTCAGCGGTGAGGGAATAGGCCTCAGTGACAAGCCGCTCAAGGAGGGTGAGGTTCTGAGGATCAGCATGATCATGAAGTTTTCGGAAAAAGCGGGCAACGCGTGCCAGACCGACAGGGTGGTTGTGGACATGAAGCTCAGCGCCGAGCAGTGA
- a CDS encoding DUF1616 domain-containing protein has protein sequence MIIGLSVVLDLLIWLYPESILRKALGLAFVLFFPGYVFITALFPERKELDNLERLALSFGLSIAIVPLIGLALNYTPWGIRLIPILVSLTVFNLIFAVVAIYRRENAIEPWIPWTTVEKIKEELEWEESSKLDKALTVILIIAIITSIGTLAYVITHPKPGEAFTEFYILGPEGKAADYPTDLFAGENGTVIIGIVNHEHRNVTYYVQVWLVNLTWDNTTNTTVIHEMYPMPGWFNVTLPNVPVNIEGNWTPQFETNYTFSIDKPGRWQVWFLLFKGTQPELPPAPPDGNYAETDAKNLIIEAINGTIQSLKLNVNVRP, from the coding sequence ATGATCATCGGACTCTCGGTGGTCCTTGACCTCCTGATATGGCTGTATCCGGAGAGCATTCTGAGAAAAGCCCTCGGTTTAGCTTTCGTCCTGTTCTTCCCTGGCTACGTCTTCATAACTGCCCTGTTCCCCGAAAGGAAGGAGCTGGACAACCTTGAAAGGTTAGCTTTAAGCTTCGGCCTCAGCATAGCCATAGTCCCACTCATAGGCTTAGCATTAAACTACACCCCCTGGGGGATAAGGCTCATCCCAATACTCGTCAGCCTGACGGTTTTCAACCTGATATTCGCGGTTGTAGCGATCTACCGCAGGGAGAACGCAATAGAGCCATGGATTCCGTGGACAACGGTTGAAAAAATAAAGGAAGAGCTCGAATGGGAGGAATCAAGCAAACTCGACAAAGCACTGACGGTTATTCTGATAATCGCCATAATAACCTCCATCGGAACCCTCGCCTATGTCATAACGCACCCAAAGCCAGGTGAAGCCTTCACCGAGTTCTACATCCTCGGGCCAGAAGGAAAAGCAGCTGACTACCCAACCGACCTCTTTGCGGGAGAAAACGGGACGGTCATAATCGGCATAGTCAACCATGAGCACAGGAACGTGACCTATTACGTCCAAGTATGGCTCGTCAACCTCACCTGGGACAACACCACGAACACAACGGTGATCCACGAGATGTACCCCATGCCCGGCTGGTTCAACGTAACCCTGCCTAACGTCCCCGTCAACATAGAGGGGAACTGGACGCCGCAGTTCGAGACCAACTACACCTTCAGCATCGATAAGCCCGGCAGGTGGCAGGTCTGGTTCCTCCTCTTCAAGGGCACCCAGCCAGAACTTCCCCCGGCACCTCCCGATGGAAACTACGCCGAAACGGACGCCAAAAACCTCATCATCGAAGCCATAAACGGCACAATCCAGTCCCTAAAACTCAACGTGAACGTCAGACCGTGA
- a CDS encoding HAD-IIA family hydrolase has product MLRKIGLIFDMDGVIYRGSEPIEGARELINFLKEVGIPFIFLTNNSTRDPAMYREKLLSIGIDVPEEVIVTSGLATRLYMERHFEPGNVFVIGGEGLHREMERLGWGIVGIEEARKGAWRQVRYVVVGLDPDMTYEKLKYATLAIRNGARFIGTNPDTTYPAEEGLYPGAGSIIAALKASTGKEPLIIGKPNEPAYEVARSKLDGVDEIWMVGDRLDTDILFAKRFGMKAVMVLTGVSTLKDVKETGIRPDLVLPSVRELLEYLKTLTEEAQ; this is encoded by the coding sequence ATGCTGAGGAAAATCGGCCTCATCTTCGACATGGACGGCGTAATCTACCGCGGAAGCGAGCCCATTGAAGGTGCCCGCGAGCTGATAAACTTTCTGAAGGAGGTGGGCATTCCCTTCATTTTCCTCACCAACAACTCGACCAGAGACCCCGCCATGTACCGGGAAAAGTTGCTCTCTATAGGCATCGACGTCCCAGAGGAGGTTATAGTCACCTCAGGCCTCGCCACGAGGCTGTACATGGAACGGCACTTCGAACCCGGAAATGTCTTCGTCATCGGCGGGGAGGGGCTCCACAGGGAGATGGAGCGCCTCGGCTGGGGAATCGTGGGCATCGAAGAGGCAAGAAAAGGTGCCTGGAGGCAAGTCCGCTATGTCGTCGTCGGCCTCGATCCAGACATGACCTACGAGAAGCTCAAGTACGCCACGCTGGCAATAAGGAACGGGGCGAGATTCATAGGCACCAACCCCGACACGACGTATCCGGCTGAAGAGGGCCTCTACCCCGGCGCCGGTTCAATAATAGCCGCGCTGAAGGCGTCAACCGGAAAGGAACCCCTGATAATAGGCAAGCCAAACGAGCCCGCGTACGAGGTGGCAAGGAGCAAGCTCGACGGTGTTGATGAGATATGGATGGTCGGCGACAGGCTCGATACCGACATCCTCTTCGCCAAGCGCTTCGGCATGAAGGCGGTGATGGTTCTGACTGGGGTAAGCACGCTGAAGGACGTTAAGGAGACGGGGATAAGGCCAGACCTCGTTCTGCCGAGCGTTAGGGAACTCCTTGAATACCTGAAGACCCTCACGGAGGAAGCCCAATGA